The following proteins are co-located in the Pyrococcus abyssi GE5 genome:
- a CDS encoding signal peptidase I, with amino-acid sequence MDERLKEILSMVLTVILVFSVYFGLRVVLHTKTPLVVVASGSMRPVFYPGDVVLLKGVKPEEIKVGDVIVYKSAFSKYPIIHRVRGIKQVYINGKPQLCFITWGDNNPVPDLYELPNGGIIDCVPSYAVEAKALIVFPKIGIISIKVRELLGIGG; translated from the coding sequence ATGGATGAGAGGCTCAAAGAGATATTATCGATGGTACTAACTGTAATCCTCGTATTCTCAGTGTATTTCGGGCTTAGAGTAGTCCTCCACACTAAAACCCCTCTAGTAGTCGTTGCAAGTGGCTCCATGAGACCCGTTTTCTATCCTGGGGACGTCGTTCTCCTTAAGGGAGTAAAACCTGAGGAGATAAAAGTTGGAGATGTAATAGTCTACAAGAGCGCCTTCTCGAAGTACCCAATAATTCATAGGGTCAGGGGGATTAAGCAGGTTTACATCAACGGCAAACCTCAGCTTTGCTTCATAACCTGGGGAGATAACAATCCAGTCCCAGACCTATACGAGCTCCCGAATGGGGGGATAATTGACTGCGTTCCTTCTTACGCTGTGGAGGCGAAAGCTTTAATTGTGTTTCCAAAGATAGGGATTATCTCGATAAAGGTTAGGGAACTGCTGGGAATTGGTGGATGA
- a CDS encoding ADP-specific glucokinase yields the protein MSWDEMYRDAYERVLNSIGKIKGVMLAYNTNIDAIKYLKREDLERRIEEAGKDEVLRYSDELPKKINTIQQLLGSILWSVKRGKAAELLVEDREVRNYMRQWGWDELRMGGQVGIMANLLGGVYGIPVIAHVPQISKLQASLFLDGPIYVPTFEEGLKLVHPRNFEGNEEDCIHYIYEFPRGFKVLNFTAPRENRFIGAADDYNPRLYIRKEWVERFEEIAERAELAIVSGLHSLTEETYREPIKVVREHLKVLKDLNIKTHLEFAFTADEKVRREILGLLSLVYSVGLNEVELASVLEIMNERELADRILAKDPADPVAVIEGLMKLIEEGVERIHFHTYGYYLAITKYRGEHVRDALLFSALAAATKAMLGNIEKLDDLRKGLEVPIGRQGLEVYEVVKREFNVEKGIGEVGDYQIAFVPTKIVEKPKSTVGIGDTISSSAFVSEFSLSS from the coding sequence ATGAGCTGGGATGAGATGTATAGGGATGCCTATGAGAGGGTTCTAAATTCGATAGGAAAGATAAAGGGAGTTATGTTAGCGTACAACACCAATATAGACGCGATAAAGTACCTAAAGAGGGAAGACCTTGAGAGAAGGATTGAAGAAGCAGGGAAGGATGAAGTTCTAAGGTACTCAGACGAGCTTCCAAAGAAGATCAATACCATTCAGCAACTCCTGGGCTCAATACTTTGGAGCGTTAAGAGAGGTAAAGCTGCAGAACTACTTGTTGAGGACAGGGAAGTTAGGAATTATATGAGGCAGTGGGGATGGGACGAACTAAGGATGGGTGGGCAAGTTGGAATAATGGCCAACCTCTTGGGAGGCGTCTATGGGATTCCTGTTATAGCCCACGTTCCACAAATTTCAAAGCTTCAGGCAAGCCTATTCCTAGATGGGCCAATATACGTCCCAACTTTTGAGGAAGGCCTTAAGCTCGTTCATCCTAGGAACTTCGAGGGGAATGAAGAGGACTGCATCCACTACATCTATGAGTTCCCCAGGGGATTCAAGGTTCTCAACTTCACAGCCCCTAGAGAGAACAGGTTCATAGGAGCTGCGGACGATTACAATCCAAGGCTTTACATCAGAAAGGAATGGGTGGAGAGGTTCGAGGAGATTGCCGAGAGAGCTGAGTTGGCGATAGTTAGCGGTCTCCACTCGCTTACGGAGGAAACCTACAGGGAGCCGATCAAGGTAGTCAGGGAACACCTGAAGGTGCTTAAGGATTTGAACATTAAGACACATCTAGAGTTCGCATTTACGGCAGACGAGAAAGTTAGGAGAGAGATACTCGGTTTACTGTCACTAGTCTACAGCGTTGGCCTCAACGAGGTTGAGCTTGCATCCGTTCTAGAGATAATGAACGAGCGAGAGTTGGCCGATAGGATACTGGCCAAGGATCCGGCTGATCCAGTTGCAGTTATTGAGGGGCTAATGAAACTAATCGAGGAAGGCGTTGAGAGGATTCACTTCCACACCTACGGCTACTACTTGGCCATAACTAAGTACAGGGGAGAGCACGTGAGGGATGCTCTACTATTCTCGGCCTTAGCCGCGGCCACTAAGGCGATGCTTGGGAACATTGAGAAGCTTGATGATCTAAGGAAAGGCCTTGAAGTTCCCATTGGGAGGCAGGGGCTAGAGGTTTACGAAGTGGTGAAGAGGGAATTCAACGTTGAGAAAGGAATTGGAGAGGTAGGCGATTACCAGATAGCCTTCGTTCCCACAAAGATCGTAGAGAAGCCGAAGAGCACCGTCGGAATTGGAGATACTATATCGAGCTCAGCCTTCGTTTCCGAGTTCTCGCTTTCTTCTTGA
- a CDS encoding glycosyltransferase family 2 protein encodes MGVEVSVILPTMNEEKAVEKVIPQIKETLAQMGVTYEIIVVDKSNDKTPEIARNLGAKVIRQKGKGYGDAYLEGFKVAKGKYIVMMDPDGSYDPKEIPKLLEILRKEAADFVIGSRLKGKIEPGAMPWLHRYIGNPLLTKILNFLFKIKVSDAHSGFRAIKRDALQKLTLKCRGMEFASEMIIEAAKAGLKIAEVPITYHPRIGESKLHSFKDGWRHLRLMLLYSPLYLFLIPGLFLILIGSVFLIYGSNTEPLRAHLMILGSLLIIVGFQIINFGISGKVYAVKEGFDKPNKISRFFMRYSILEEGLILGTVLFILGFILGLRIFLKWRAIGYGELFEVRSAIIVLTLMALSIQLIFFSFFISFLMLKDNSK; translated from the coding sequence ATGGGAGTTGAGGTCTCGGTAATTTTACCTACCATGAATGAAGAGAAGGCAGTAGAAAAGGTCATACCTCAAATCAAAGAAACTCTTGCTCAAATGGGAGTAACTTACGAAATTATAGTCGTCGATAAAAGTAATGATAAAACCCCAGAAATTGCAAGAAACCTAGGTGCAAAAGTCATCCGGCAAAAGGGAAAAGGTTATGGAGATGCATATCTTGAAGGATTCAAAGTTGCAAAAGGAAAGTATATCGTCATGATGGATCCTGATGGGAGCTATGATCCGAAAGAAATTCCTAAACTCTTAGAGATATTAAGAAAAGAGGCGGCCGATTTTGTCATTGGAAGTAGGTTAAAAGGTAAGATTGAGCCTGGAGCCATGCCATGGCTCCATCGCTATATTGGCAACCCACTTTTAACAAAAATCTTAAACTTCCTTTTTAAAATAAAAGTTTCTGATGCTCACTCTGGCTTTAGGGCAATAAAGAGAGACGCTTTGCAAAAACTTACTCTAAAGTGTCGTGGGATGGAATTTGCAAGTGAAATGATTATAGAAGCTGCAAAGGCAGGCTTAAAAATCGCGGAAGTTCCAATAACTTATCATCCAAGAATTGGCGAGTCAAAACTGCACTCTTTCAAAGATGGGTGGAGACACCTGAGATTGATGCTACTCTATTCGCCATTATATCTCTTTTTGATCCCGGGCTTATTTTTGATTCTTATTGGGAGTGTTTTCTTAATCTATGGATCTAACACGGAACCTCTAAGAGCGCACCTCATGATTCTAGGGAGCCTTCTAATAATAGTGGGCTTTCAGATAATAAATTTCGGTATCTCAGGAAAAGTGTACGCCGTTAAAGAGGGATTTGATAAACCCAACAAAATCTCAAGATTTTTCATGAGGTACTCAATTCTAGAAGAAGGTCTTATACTTGGTACAGTCTTGTTCATATTAGGGTTTATTTTGGGTCTTAGAATATTTCTAAAATGGAGAGCGATAGGATATGGAGAGCTGTTTGAGGTAAGATCCGCTATTATAGTGTTAACACTCATGGCATTAAGTATTCAGCTAATATTCTTCTCGTTCTTTATAAGTTTCCTTATGCTAAAAGATAACTCCAAATGA
- a CDS encoding glycosyltransferase family 4 protein → MRIAYIYDAVYPFVKGGVEKRVYEIGTRLSKKHEVHWISLDWGGNIPSIKLQKVGRGVSLYSGQRRSIREALYFSAKVLLKAKWDYDIIDCQQFPYLPCFSSKVHSILRNVPMVITWHEIWKEYWKKYLGNMGAIGIQIEKLMSRLTSHHVSVSKLTQKRLRSIGIDSALIPNGIDFKRIQRVKKLPQEYDVIFVGRLIKEKNVDLLLRAIKLIKDDVPDLKVLIIGEGPEKYRLLTLVSKLELTENVKFISFLNDYEKLIAYLKSSKVFVLPSKREGFGIIVLEANASGVPVITLDYPLNASRDLITHGYNGFISPPNPSSLAEYIELSLSLGKKFKRNCIKNARRYDWDNITQLTERLYERVLYGS, encoded by the coding sequence ATGAGAATTGCATATATTTACGACGCCGTTTATCCGTTTGTGAAAGGAGGAGTTGAAAAAAGAGTATATGAGATCGGTACAAGGTTGTCAAAGAAACATGAAGTTCATTGGATCAGTTTGGATTGGGGGGGAAATATCCCTTCAATTAAACTTCAAAAAGTTGGTCGTGGTGTAAGTCTTTATTCTGGACAGAGGCGCTCAATTAGAGAGGCACTATACTTCTCTGCAAAAGTGCTTCTTAAAGCTAAATGGGATTATGACATAATAGACTGCCAGCAATTTCCATATTTGCCTTGCTTCTCTTCTAAAGTACACTCAATTCTTAGAAATGTCCCCATGGTAATTACTTGGCATGAAATATGGAAAGAATACTGGAAAAAATACTTGGGGAATATGGGTGCTATAGGTATACAAATAGAAAAATTGATGAGTAGATTAACATCTCACCACGTATCAGTCTCTAAACTTACTCAAAAGAGACTTCGCTCTATAGGAATAGATAGCGCTCTGATACCAAATGGTATAGATTTTAAAAGAATACAAAGAGTAAAGAAACTCCCCCAGGAGTATGACGTGATTTTTGTTGGTAGGTTAATAAAAGAGAAAAACGTTGACTTGTTGCTGAGAGCTATAAAGTTAATAAAGGATGATGTTCCAGATCTAAAGGTGTTAATTATTGGAGAAGGACCAGAGAAATACAGGCTATTAACCCTAGTTTCAAAACTGGAATTAACAGAAAATGTGAAATTTATTAGTTTTCTCAATGATTACGAGAAACTTATAGCATATCTAAAGTCTTCAAAAGTTTTTGTCCTTCCATCAAAACGTGAAGGTTTTGGAATCATTGTGTTAGAGGCGAATGCTTCGGGAGTTCCAGTAATAACCCTTGATTATCCCTTAAATGCATCGCGGGATTTAATAACTCACGGCTACAATGGATTTATATCACCGCCCAATCCAAGCTCTTTAGCCGAATATATAGAGCTTTCCCTATCTCTCGGAAAAAAATTTAAAAGAAACTGTATCAAAAATGCCAGACGATATGATTGGGATAATATCACTCAATTAACAGAAAGATTATATGAGAGGGTTTTGTATGGGAGTTGA